A single window of Tistrella mobilis DNA harbors:
- a CDS encoding phosphatase PAP2 family protein: MSEGAAEGRRKLIDRWWPLGLVTAAIVFFVWLADEVMEGETEALDRAVLKSLRNPADPADPLGPHWLETGFADLTALGSTTVLGLMTLVVVGYLLIRRSRAAALTVALSVIGGTVLSFGLKLVFERPRPDLVAHLVEVQTASFPSAHAMLSATTYLTLGALLARFEDRRRLKSYVLAVAIGLTFLVGISRIYLGVHWPTDVIAGWCAGAAWAVACARAVSGR, encoded by the coding sequence ATGTCCGAAGGTGCGGCCGAGGGCCGGCGGAAGCTGATCGACCGCTGGTGGCCCCTGGGCCTGGTGACGGCGGCGATCGTGTTCTTCGTCTGGCTGGCCGACGAGGTGATGGAGGGGGAGACCGAGGCGCTGGATCGCGCCGTGCTCAAAAGCCTGCGCAACCCCGCCGACCCGGCCGATCCGCTGGGCCCCCACTGGCTGGAAACCGGCTTCGCCGACCTGACCGCACTTGGCAGCACCACGGTGCTGGGGCTGATGACCCTGGTCGTGGTCGGCTATCTGCTGATCCGCCGCAGCCGCGCGGCTGCGCTGACCGTGGCGCTGTCGGTGATCGGCGGCACGGTGTTGAGCTTCGGCCTGAAACTGGTCTTCGAGCGGCCGCGGCCGGATCTGGTCGCCCATCTGGTGGAGGTGCAGACGGCGAGCTTCCCCTCTGCCCATGCCATGCTGTCGGCCACCACCTACCTCACGCTCGGCGCCCTGCTCGCACGGTTCGAGGACCGGCGGCGGCTGAAGAGCTATGTGCTGGCGGTCGCGATCGGGCTCACCTTTCTGGTCGGGATCAGCCGGATCTATCTGGGCGTCCACTGGCCGACCGACGTCATCGCCGGCTGGTGCGCAGGCGCCGCCTGGGCGGTCGCCTGTGCACGGGCCGTCTCTGGTCGATGA
- a CDS encoding VOC family protein, which translates to MTAIRPFHLAFPVLDLEETRSFYVGVLGCGTGREDVHWIDFDLYGHQVVAHLDPKLDRAIAARNPVDGDDVPVPHFGVVLTMDQWRALAARLEANEGTRWVIRPRIRFEGQPGEQATLFILDPSGNALEFKAFDDDGRLFAKG; encoded by the coding sequence ATGACCGCCATCCGCCCCTTCCACCTCGCCTTCCCGGTGCTCGACCTGGAAGAGACCCGCAGCTTCTATGTCGGTGTGCTCGGCTGCGGCACCGGCCGCGAGGACGTGCACTGGATCGATTTCGATCTTTACGGCCATCAGGTGGTGGCCCATCTGGACCCGAAGCTCGACCGCGCCATCGCTGCCCGCAATCCGGTCGACGGCGACGACGTGCCCGTGCCGCATTTCGGCGTGGTGCTGACCATGGATCAGTGGCGGGCCCTGGCAGCGCGTCTGGAGGCCAATGAGGGCACGCGCTGGGTGATCCGCCCGCGCATCCGGTTCGAGGGCCAGCCGGGGGAACAGGCGACATTGTTCATTCTGGACCCCTCGGGCAATGCCCTTGAATTCAAGGCCTTCGACGATGACGGGCGGCTGTTTGCCAAAGGCTGA
- a CDS encoding LysR substrate-binding domain-containing protein, protein MATDAAARLLAAELAVIEAACRHMNLTAAGRELGLGQSVMSRRIAAVEAALGVPIFLRDGRRLRLSPQGAALLPAIRAASDRLEAAVAMLGAAGPDEVAGTLRLGTLPTFAAAWLAPRLAGFAVRHPAVAIDLSTIGADFADGRKDAVTWDGEAVDAVISWGRGGWRGFAARRLFDERVIPVAAPGLALPDDPARLGREGPPLIRHTTRADLWPDWAGAAGLPPQGFRPSPQGAGTDGAAGRRAEPRFEHFFMILAAAVAGLGIALVPEAFARADLAAGRLQRVAPALPALRSGAAYWLITTDALSTHPRIRAFREWITEEAAECATETAQYLAK, encoded by the coding sequence TTGGCTACCGATGCCGCCGCCCGCCTGCTTGCCGCCGAACTCGCCGTGATCGAGGCGGCCTGCCGGCATATGAACCTGACCGCCGCCGGCCGTGAACTCGGCCTGGGCCAGAGCGTGATGAGCCGGCGGATCGCGGCGGTCGAGGCGGCGCTGGGCGTGCCGATCTTCCTGCGCGACGGCCGTCGGCTGCGGCTCAGCCCCCAGGGTGCCGCCCTGCTGCCGGCGATCCGGGCGGCGTCGGACCGGCTGGAAGCGGCGGTGGCCATGCTGGGTGCGGCCGGGCCGGACGAGGTGGCGGGCACGCTCAGGCTCGGCACCCTGCCGACCTTCGCCGCGGCCTGGCTGGCGCCGCGGCTGGCGGGGTTCGCCGTCCGTCATCCGGCGGTTGCGATCGATCTGTCGACCATCGGGGCTGATTTCGCCGATGGCCGCAAGGATGCCGTCACCTGGGATGGAGAGGCGGTGGACGCGGTGATCAGCTGGGGGCGGGGCGGCTGGCGCGGTTTTGCCGCCCGGCGCCTGTTCGACGAACGGGTCATACCGGTCGCCGCCCCCGGCCTTGCCCTGCCCGACGATCCGGCTCGGCTGGGCCGCGAGGGGCCGCCGCTCATCCGCCACACCACCCGGGCCGATCTCTGGCCCGACTGGGCCGGGGCTGCGGGCCTGCCGCCGCAGGGCTTCCGGCCCTCGCCGCAGGGGGCCGGGACCGATGGTGCGGCGGGCCGGCGGGCGGAGCCGCGCTTCGAGCACTTCTTCATGATCCTGGCGGCGGCAGTGGCGGGGCTGGGCATCGCGCTGGTGCCCGAAGCCTTCGCCCGGGCGGATCTGGCTGCGGGTCGGCTGCAGAGGGTGGCGCCGGCCTTGCCGGCCCTGCGGAGCGGCGCGGCCTATTGGCTGATCACCACCGATGCCCTCAGCACCCATCCGCGTATTCGCGCCTTCAGGGAGTGGATCACCGAAGAGGCCGCAGAGTGTGCAACCGAAACCGCCCAGTATCTGGCGAAATAA